Genomic window (Brachyspira hampsonii):
ATTTAATGATGATAACAGTCAATATATTAAAAATAGCTTTTATTTATGTTTATAATGTATATTATTTAATTTAGTTCGTATGTATAGTAAAATAATATTCAATGATATTTTGATTTTATAATGTGAATTAAATAATTATAATGGAGTTCTATTTATATAGTTAACATAATTTTTATTATTAATTTCGGATTCCAAAACAAATTTTTTACCACTTCCATATTCTAAAGAAAATTCACTTCCGTTTCCGCTGAGAGTTTTTATGTAAATAGTATGATTTTCAAAATTATTGTAATTATTTTTATGTGTATATATTTTTACATCTCTTATATTTCCAAGAAGTATATCATTTTCAC
Coding sequences:
- a CDS encoding DUF779 domain-containing protein, whose amino-acid sequence is MNNKIIADDNALQLIKELQEENGNIIFHISCGCCDGTMLLCAEEKDFKVGENDILLGNIRDVKIYTHKNNYNNFENHTIYIKTLSGNGSEFSLEYGSGKKFVLESEINNKNYVNYINRTPL